The following is a genomic window from Acidobacteriota bacterium.
CGACGTCACGGCCGTAGAGGCGGCGCCGGGCGACGAGGTCGTCCTGCTCGGCGCACAGGGCGCGGACGCCATCGGCGCCCGGGAGGTGGCGGGCGCGATAGGCACGGTGCCGCACGAGATCCTGTGCCGCATCGGGGCGCGGATCGAGCGGACCTATAATCCCTGACTCATTCCCCGAACGATGCCCAGAGCGAAGGCGGAGGCGCGGACGGTGTTCGTCTGCCAGACGTGCGGCAGCCGGTCGCGGAAGTGGACCGGGCAATGCCCGGACTGCGGGGAATGGAACACCCTGGTCGAGGAGCCGGAGGCGGCAGCGCCGGCCGCCGGGGACGACGCCCGCTACGGCGGGCTCGCGGGGCCGGCCGAGGTGCGCCGCTACAGCGAGATCGACGTCGAGAACGCCGCGCGCGTGCCGAGCGGGTTCGGGGAGTTCGACCGCGTGCTCGGGGGCGGCATCGTGCCCGGCTCGATGGTGCTGGTGGGCGGCGAGCCGGGCATCGGGAAGTCGACGCTGCTGCTGCAGGTGGCGGCGCGGATCGCGGCCGCGGCCGGTCCCGTGCTGTACGCGTCGGGCGAGGAGTCCGAGCAGCAGGTGAAAGAGCGCGGGGAGCGCCTCGACGTCGGCGACGCCGATCTGTACCTGCTGGCCGAGACCTGCCTCGAGAGGCTGCTCGAAGCGGTCGACCGGGTGCGGCCGAGGCTGCTGGTGGTGGACTCCATCCAGACGATCTACTCGCTGAACCTGGCGTCGGCGCCGGGCAGCGTGGGGCAGGTGCGCGAGGCGGCGACGCACCTGCTGTTCGGCGCCAAGCGGCGCAACCTGC
Proteins encoded in this region:
- the radA gene encoding DNA repair protein RadA, producing MPRAKAEARTVFVCQTCGSRSRKWTGQCPDCGEWNTLVEEPEAAAPAAGDDARYGGLAGPAEVRRYSEIDVENAARVPSGFGEFDRVLGGGIVPGSMVLVGGEPGIGKSTLLLQVAARIAAAAGPVLYASGEESEQQVKERGERLDVGDADLYLLAETCLERLLEAVDRVRPRLLVVDSIQTIYSLNLASAPGSVGQVREAATHLLFGAKRRNLPTILVGHVTKDGSLAGPKVLEHVVDTVLYFEGERHHSHRVVRAVKNRFGAVSELGVFEMTGAGLVAVSNPSRLFLSDRAAGVPGSVVLCSLEGTRPILVEVQALVSTGAYGTARRMASGIDHNRLSLLLAVLEKRAGLGLAGEDVFVNVAGGLAIDEPAADLGVV